The Bradysia coprophila strain Holo2 chromosome IV, BU_Bcop_v1, whole genome shotgun sequence genome includes a region encoding these proteins:
- the LOC119066876 gene encoding long-chain-fatty-acid--CoA ligase 1 isoform X6, with protein MPCCGSVEPIRFPIDMSKQSDVMRGPEQIHVSKFYKESKNGKFVNYISEDAQTLYETFRKGAYESNNGPCLGWRESLTSPYSWINFNETLLRAKNFGSGLIDIGIQPRQLVGIYSQNRPEWVLFEQGAYCYSLVVVPLYDTLGPDACAFIIKQTDMSTVIVDDDKKANLLLDKAPRGLKKLIAIKSVRSATLQRAKNRGVDIHTFDEIEKLGAQSDHPEVPPTPDDICTICYTSGTTGNPKGVTLTHRNVVAGVCAVLLQLGDHRPRVNDVMMSFLPLAHMLERCCENGMYYSGGCVGFYSGDIKELTNDLKALRPTVMPAVPRLLNRVYDKIHTEVSNSAIKRMLFNMAIKSKEAEMKRGIIRKNTIWDKIVFRKVQEAFGGNLRLMVVGSAPLAGNVLTFIRCALGCLIVEGYGQTECTAPITCTVQGDSVPEHVGPPVSCCCIKLVDVPEMEYFASENQGEICVKGANVFQGYYKDPERTAETIDPSGWHHTGDVGMWLPNGTLKIIDRRKHIFKLSQGEYIVPEKIENIYIRSQYVEQVFVYGESLKSCIVAVVVPDVDVLKCWAVENNIPGTLSVLCNNTKVKDLILNDMLTWGKQVGLKSFEQVKDIYLHPDPFSVQNGLLTPTFKSRRPQLKSYFKPQLEDMYSHFD; from the exons atgccGTGCTGTGGGAGCGTGGAGCCAATTCGGTTCCCGATCGACATGTCCAAACAGAGTGATGTGATGCGG GGTCCGGAACAAATTCACGTTTCAAAGTTTTACAAAGAATCGAAAAATGGAAAGTTTGTCAATTACATCAGTGAGGATGCACAAACATTATACGAAACCTTTCGTAAAGGTGCCTATGAATCAAATAACGGTCCTTGTCTCGGATGGAGAGAAAGCCTTACATCACCGTACAGT TGGATAAACTTTAACGAGACTTTGCTACGAgcaaaaaatttcggttcCGGTTTGATCGACATTGGTATTCAACCGCGACAGCTGGTTGGAATTTACTCACAAAACCGTCCCGAATGGGTACTATTCGAGCAAGGTGCATATTGTTACTCACTGGTTGTAGTTCCACTATATGATACACTCGGTCCGGATGCATGCGCTTTCATCATTAAACAGACGGATATGTCAACAGTCATTGTCGATGATGATAAGAAAGCTAATCTGTTGTTGGATAAAGCACCACGTGgccttaaaaaattaattgcaatCAAGTCGGTACGATCGGCAACACTACAACGGGCTAAAAATCGTGGCGTCGACATTCACACATtcgatgaaattgaaaaattggggGCACAAAGTGATCATCCGGAAGTGCCACCGACTCCAGATGATATATGCACCATTTGCTATACGTCTGGGACGACTGGAAATCCAAAAGGCGTGACATTGACGCATAGGAATGTGGTGGCTGGTGTTTGTGCTGTGCTGTTGCAATTAG GTGACCACAGGCCGCGTGTAAATGATGTCATGATGTCGTTTTTGCCTTTGGCGCACATGCTGGAAAGATG CTGCGAGAATGGCATGTATTATTCAGGTGGTTGTGTTGGATTCTACTCTGGTGATATCAAAGAATTGACAAACGATTTAAAGGCTTTGCGGCCGACGGTGATGCCAGCAGTTCCACGACTGTTGAATCGAGTGTATGACAAAATACACACCGAAGTTTCAAATTCTGCCATTAAGCGGATGCTATTCAACATGGCGATTAAATCAAAGGAAGCAGAAATGAAGCGCGGCATAATTAGGAAAAACACAATTTGggacaaaatcgtttttcgtaaAGTCCAAGAGG CGTTCGGAGGAAATCTTCGATTAATGGTTGTTGGATCAGCACCGTTG GCTGGCAATGTTCTTACATTCATTCGTTGTGCCCTGGGTTGCTTAATTGTTGAGGGCTATGGTCAAACTGAATGTACTGCTCCAATCACATGCACAGTTCAGGGTGATAGTGTACCCGAACATGTGGGACCGCCCGTATCCTGCTGTTGTATAAAG CTCGTCGATGTACCTGAAATGGAATATTTCGCATCCGAGAATCAGGGTGAAATATGCGTCAAAGGGGCGAATGTCTTTCAAGGATACTATAAAGACCCAGAACGGACTGCCGAAACAATCGATCCGAGTGGATGGCATCATACCGGCGACGTTGGAATGTGGTTACCGAATGGAACGTTGAAAATCATCGATCGGcggaaacacattttcaaactCAGCCAAGGGGAGTATATTGTGCccgagaaaattgaaaacatttatattCGCAGTCAATACGTCGAACAAGTGTTTGTCTACGGCGAGAGTTTGAAG AGTTGTATAGTGGCTGTTGTTGTACCGGATGTAGATGTACTTAAATGCTGGGCTGTCGAAAATAACATACCAGGAACATTGTCGGTTCTGTGTAACAATACCAAAGTTAAAGATCTGATACTAAATGATATGCTGACATGGGGCAAGCAAGTCGGACTAAAATCGTTTGAACAA